The proteins below come from a single Roseiflexus sp. RS-1 genomic window:
- a CDS encoding carbohydrate ABC transporter permease, protein MKTTLPLLRRPTGMREWRERLLFLLLITPNMLLLAAFTFWPMIYNAYLSVISWNFLSPVRRFVGLRNYETVLTSDIFRIVLINTAVFTIVSVAVTMALGLGLALLLNQPLRWRNGARAVLFTPTVLSGAAIAIIWIYMFDPRFGPLAQIINWFGSLAQLLPARFSESALVEWLAGVRSPQWLSDPNWAMSALIIVYVWKNLGYAVVIYLAGLQTIDRTLYEAARIDGAGAWAQFWHVTLPGLSPIMFFLLVTSVLACFQAFDIIRVMTDGGPVNATNMLVYHLYERGFIQSQAGPAGVVAMVMFVLMLILTVLQLRFIERRVHYS, encoded by the coding sequence ATGAAAACAACATTGCCGCTTTTGCGCCGTCCCACTGGCATGCGTGAATGGCGCGAAAGGTTATTGTTCCTGCTGCTGATCACTCCAAACATGCTGCTCCTGGCGGCATTTACCTTCTGGCCCATGATCTACAACGCCTATCTGAGCGTGATCAGTTGGAACTTTCTCAGTCCGGTCCGGCGCTTTGTCGGCCTGCGCAACTATGAGACCGTCCTGACGAGCGATATTTTTCGGATTGTTCTGATCAACACGGCAGTCTTTACTATCGTATCGGTCGCAGTCACGATGGCGCTGGGTCTGGGTCTGGCATTGCTGCTGAACCAACCGTTGCGCTGGCGCAACGGCGCGCGTGCAGTGCTCTTCACGCCGACGGTGCTGTCGGGCGCAGCGATCGCAATTATCTGGATCTACATGTTCGATCCACGGTTCGGACCTCTGGCGCAGATCATCAACTGGTTTGGTTCACTGGCGCAGTTGCTGCCAGCGCGCTTTTCCGAGTCTGCACTGGTGGAATGGCTTGCTGGCGTCCGATCGCCGCAGTGGCTCTCTGACCCCAACTGGGCGATGAGTGCGCTTATTATTGTCTACGTCTGGAAGAACCTGGGGTATGCTGTTGTGATCTACCTTGCCGGTCTACAGACGATAGATCGCACCCTGTATGAAGCCGCCCGGATCGATGGCGCTGGCGCGTGGGCGCAGTTCTGGCATGTGACCCTCCCTGGTCTCTCGCCGATCATGTTCTTTCTGCTGGTCACCAGTGTTCTGGCGTGCTTCCAGGCATTCGACATTATCCGGGTGATGACCGATGGCGGTCCGGTGAATGCCACGAATATGCTGGTCTATCACCTGTATGAACGTGGCTTTATCCAGTCGCAGGCTGGTCCGGCGGGCGTCGTGGCGATGGTGATGTTTGTGCTGATGCTGATCCTGACCGTCCTGCAACTACGGTTCATCGAGCGGCGGGTGCATTACAGTTGA
- a CDS encoding aspartate aminotransferase family protein: MTTAPTRSINLRTNIPGPRSRELLARREAAVPNGLYKAHQIAIESASGALVTDVDGNTFIDFVGGIGVLNAGHCPPSVVAAIQDQAAKLIHFSALVGTYEPYVALCEHLNAVVPISGPCKTILSNSGAEGVENAIKIARAATGRQAIIAFEGAYHGRTLLTLTLTSKYSFKKTFGPFAPEVYRAPFPAAYRMGLSEEEAVTRCWDAFERMLVAHVGPEAIAAVIIEPVQGEGGFIPTPRAFMRRLRDFCNRNGSVLIADEVQCGFGRTGTLFAMEQMRVEPDILVSAKSIAAGMPLAATTGRAAIMDKAHIGGIGGTYGGNPLACVAALEVLKMFNDGELLRRAHRIGAIVHERGAIWQREIPLVGDVRGMGAMMAIELVKDRTTREPAADEVLEVVRYCAEHGVLTMRSGLYANCIRLLMPLVITDDQLHEGLDVLDEALRFVALR; this comes from the coding sequence ATGACCACCGCGCCAACGCGCAGCATTAATCTCCGCACGAACATTCCAGGTCCGCGCTCGCGCGAACTGCTGGCGCGACGCGAAGCGGCTGTGCCGAATGGTCTTTACAAGGCGCATCAGATCGCCATCGAAAGTGCATCGGGTGCGCTGGTGACCGATGTTGACGGTAATACATTCATCGATTTCGTCGGCGGCATTGGGGTGCTGAATGCGGGGCACTGCCCGCCGTCCGTGGTGGCTGCCATTCAGGATCAGGCAGCAAAACTGATCCATTTCTCAGCGCTCGTTGGGACGTATGAGCCGTATGTCGCGCTGTGTGAACATCTCAATGCAGTCGTGCCGATCAGCGGTCCCTGCAAGACCATTCTGTCCAACAGCGGCGCAGAAGGGGTCGAAAATGCGATCAAGATCGCCCGCGCCGCAACCGGACGCCAGGCGATCATTGCGTTCGAGGGGGCGTACCACGGGCGCACGCTGCTGACGCTCACACTCACCAGCAAGTATTCGTTCAAAAAGACGTTCGGACCGTTTGCGCCCGAAGTGTACCGCGCACCGTTCCCTGCCGCCTATCGAATGGGGCTGAGCGAAGAAGAGGCGGTCACACGGTGCTGGGACGCCTTCGAGCGCATGCTGGTGGCGCATGTCGGTCCGGAAGCAATCGCCGCCGTCATCATCGAACCGGTGCAGGGCGAAGGAGGGTTTATCCCGACGCCGCGCGCGTTCATGCGACGCCTGCGCGACTTCTGCAACCGCAATGGCAGCGTGCTGATCGCCGACGAGGTACAGTGCGGCTTTGGGCGCACCGGTACACTGTTTGCGATGGAGCAGATGCGGGTCGAGCCGGACATCCTGGTCAGCGCCAAGTCGATTGCCGCTGGAATGCCGCTGGCAGCTACAACCGGACGCGCTGCAATTATGGATAAGGCGCATATCGGCGGTATTGGCGGCACCTATGGCGGCAACCCGCTGGCGTGCGTTGCTGCGCTCGAAGTGCTGAAGATGTTCAATGATGGTGAACTGCTGCGCCGGGCGCATCGGATCGGCGCAATTGTGCATGAACGGGGGGCGATCTGGCAACGCGAGATACCGCTGGTCGGCGATGTGCGTGGCATGGGGGCGATGATGGCGATCGAACTGGTGAAAGACCGCACGACGCGCGAACCGGCTGCCGACGAGGTGCTGGAGGTGGTACGGTACTGCGCCGAACATGGCGTGCTCACCATGCGCTCCGGTCTGTACGCCAATTGCATTCGCCTGCTGATGCCGCTGGTCATCACCGACGATCAATTGCACGAAGGGCTGGATGTGCTGGACGAAGCGCTGCGTTTTGTGGCGCTGCGCTGA
- a CDS encoding Uma2 family endonuclease, with product MTDAVIASPIIEYPESDGKPVGETDVHRREILHTIETLERHFRDAPDIYVSGNLMFYYEEGNPAAVVSPDVFVVKGVRKGLRRTYKLWEEGVAPCVVIEMTSRSTRLEDKGNKRALYALLGVREYFLFDPLGEYLKPPLQGFTLVDGEYAALPFESDGGIISRELGLKLYRDETVLRLFDLASGREVVRTEDLSDVLQQTLARVQQAEEQARLTAEQARLAAEQARLAAEQAQREADARRRAEEQAQREADARRRAEAEIERLRAELQRLRGDV from the coding sequence ATGACAGACGCAGTGATTGCGTCCCCGATCATTGAGTACCCGGAAAGCGACGGCAAACCCGTGGGTGAGACTGATGTCCATCGCCGTGAAATCCTGCACACCATCGAAACGCTGGAGCGCCATTTTCGTGATGCGCCGGATATCTATGTCAGCGGCAACCTGATGTTCTACTACGAAGAAGGCAACCCCGCGGCCGTCGTCTCGCCGGACGTGTTCGTGGTCAAGGGAGTGCGCAAGGGGCTGCGGCGCACCTACAAATTGTGGGAAGAAGGCGTCGCCCCCTGCGTCGTGATCGAGATGACCTCGCGCTCGACCCGCCTGGAGGACAAGGGCAACAAACGCGCCCTGTACGCGCTGCTCGGCGTACGCGAGTACTTTCTGTTCGACCCGCTGGGGGAATACCTGAAGCCGCCCCTGCAAGGGTTTACCCTGGTCGATGGCGAGTATGCGGCGCTGCCGTTCGAGAGCGATGGCGGGATTATCAGCCGTGAGTTGGGGCTGAAACTGTACCGTGATGAGACCGTGCTTCGCCTGTTCGACCTGGCGAGCGGGCGGGAAGTCGTGCGCACCGAAGACCTGAGCGATGTGCTGCAGCAGACCCTCGCCAGAGTGCAACAGGCGGAAGAGCAGGCGCGTCTCACCGCAGAACAGGCGCGTCTCGCCGCAGAACAGGCGCGTCTCGCCGCAGAACAGGCGCAGCGGGAAGCCGACGCCCGACGCCGTGCTGAAGAACAGGCGCAGCGGGAAGCCGACGCCCGACGCCGCGCCGAAGCGGAGATTGAACGGTTGCGCGCCGAATTGCAACGACTGCGTGGTGATGTATGA
- a CDS encoding GNAT family N-acetyltransferase produces the protein MSEIVIVNTRPEHIDQLVHHQRICFPTLADHELMQREHFESQLRIFPEGQHVALDGERVVGQSSTFRISSAVAFAPHTYHWIVAGNFFTNHDPQGEWLYGADMSVHPDYRGRGISRLLYNARKDLVRRLGLRGMVGGGMIPGYVRYRDRMSPLEYAQAVAAGVLTDPTLTPQLRAGFELRGILLNYIEAGELGNDSTLIVWEYRE, from the coding sequence ATGAGTGAGATTGTGATCGTCAACACGCGCCCGGAGCATATCGATCAACTGGTGCACCACCAGCGCATCTGCTTCCCGACGCTCGCCGATCACGAACTCATGCAGCGCGAGCACTTCGAGTCGCAGTTGCGCATCTTTCCCGAAGGTCAGCACGTCGCGCTGGACGGAGAGCGGGTTGTCGGGCAGAGCAGCACCTTTCGCATCAGCAGCGCAGTGGCATTCGCACCCCACACGTACCACTGGATCGTCGCCGGAAATTTCTTCACCAACCACGATCCGCAGGGCGAATGGCTCTATGGCGCCGATATGAGCGTGCATCCCGACTACCGGGGGCGCGGCATTTCCCGTCTGCTCTACAATGCCCGCAAAGACCTGGTGCGCCGTCTGGGGCTGCGCGGCATGGTCGGCGGCGGGATGATTCCCGGCTATGTGCGCTACCGCGACCGGATGAGTCCGCTGGAGTATGCGCAGGCGGTCGCTGCTGGCGTCCTGACCGATCCCACTCTGACGCCGCAACTGCGCGCAGGCTTTGAGTTGCGCGGGATTCTGCTCAACTACATCGAGGCGGGTGAACTTGGCAACGACTCAACGCTGATTGTATGGGAATATCGGGAGTAG
- the hisS gene encoding histidine--tRNA ligase, with translation MSNRVQNIRGMRDHLPSAMILRQYIIDTLTSVFERYGFEPLQTPVVEYAETLDGKIGDDEKLIYRFEDHGGRKVALRYDQTVPLARVVAQYQGQLLFPWRRYAIGQSYRGERPGRGRYRELWQADIDIVGSASPLADAEILAVLTDALTALGFTGFTTLISHRQILGGIARVSGLDDAAAGDVYRAIDKLDKIGIDGVRNDLLQSGVSTAAAERILALIDLQGDADEVLNALAQQLQGDERALQAIDNVRAIIGYARAMGVPEERIVIAPRLARGLSYYTGAVFESIVQNPPMGSLLGGGRYDELIGMFAGRSIPTVGLAFGIERLHDVMEELGMGPASRTIATAFVTLFNPDMAAESLRLAQELRRAGLLVETALDPSEKLGKQLQYADRRGIPYALVIGPDELARGEVVVKDLRSGAQQSVVRSAVASQLRSAADARRTPRTAYDQGGTHERQTS, from the coding sequence ATGTCCAACCGGGTTCAGAACATTCGAGGCATGCGTGATCATCTGCCATCGGCGATGATCCTGCGGCAGTATATCATCGATACGCTGACGTCCGTCTTCGAGCGGTATGGCTTCGAGCCGTTGCAAACGCCTGTCGTCGAATATGCTGAAACGCTCGATGGCAAAATCGGCGACGATGAGAAATTGATCTATCGCTTTGAGGATCACGGTGGGCGCAAAGTGGCGTTGCGCTACGATCAGACCGTGCCGCTGGCGCGGGTTGTGGCGCAGTATCAGGGTCAACTGCTGTTCCCCTGGCGGCGCTACGCGATCGGGCAGAGTTACCGCGGCGAACGCCCCGGTCGTGGTCGCTACCGTGAGTTGTGGCAGGCGGATATCGATATCGTCGGTTCGGCGTCGCCGCTCGCCGATGCAGAAATCCTCGCTGTATTGACCGATGCGCTGACAGCGCTTGGATTCACCGGTTTTACGACATTGATCAGCCATCGCCAGATCCTTGGCGGCATTGCGCGCGTTTCCGGTCTTGACGATGCTGCGGCGGGCGACGTTTACCGCGCCATCGATAAACTCGATAAGATCGGCATCGATGGGGTGCGAAACGACCTGCTCCAGAGCGGCGTAAGTACTGCCGCTGCCGAACGTATCCTGGCGCTGATCGACCTGCAGGGCGATGCTGATGAGGTGCTGAACGCCCTGGCGCAGCAATTGCAGGGAGACGAACGGGCGCTCCAGGCAATCGACAATGTGCGGGCGATTATCGGCTATGCACGCGCGATGGGGGTTCCTGAAGAACGGATCGTCATTGCGCCGCGCCTGGCGCGCGGGTTGTCGTACTACACCGGCGCCGTCTTTGAGTCGATTGTTCAAAATCCGCCGATGGGATCGCTGCTTGGCGGCGGGCGCTACGATGAGTTGATCGGCATGTTCGCCGGGCGCTCGATCCCGACAGTCGGGCTGGCGTTTGGCATCGAACGGTTGCACGATGTGATGGAGGAGTTGGGCATGGGACCGGCGTCGCGCACGATTGCGACGGCGTTTGTAACGCTTTTCAACCCCGATATGGCTGCGGAGAGTCTGCGCCTGGCACAGGAGTTGCGTCGGGCAGGTCTGTTGGTCGAGACAGCGCTCGATCCTTCCGAAAAACTTGGCAAACAACTTCAGTATGCTGATCGGCGCGGCATCCCGTATGCGCTGGTGATCGGTCCCGACGAACTGGCGCGCGGGGAAGTCGTTGTGAAAGATTTGCGCAGCGGCGCACAGCAGAGCGTTGTACGCAGCGCCGTCGCCAGCCAGCTGCGATCAGCGGCTGACGCCCGGCGCACTCCACGAACAGCGTATGACCAGGGAGGCACGCATGAGCGACAAACTTCTTGA
- a CDS encoding cyclodeaminase/cyclohydrolase family protein: MSDKLLETTIGQFLDRLASSAPTPGGGSVAALTGAMAAGLITMVCDLTIGKKQYADFEAEAKTIRERAEAYRAELQQLAQADIDVFNQLSAVYKLPRTTEADAASRRAAIQRVMRQATEIPLRTARAASALLPLCAPLARYGNRTAVTDVAAAALLIRAAVPAALINVESNLTVIEDQIFAREARAQAEDLLIGLEEEVEGVLTLTRTRLKG, translated from the coding sequence ATGAGCGACAAACTTCTTGAGACCACTATTGGTCAGTTTCTTGATCGTCTTGCCAGCAGCGCGCCAACGCCGGGCGGCGGCAGTGTGGCGGCGCTGACCGGCGCGATGGCGGCGGGGTTGATCACGATGGTGTGCGACCTGACGATCGGAAAGAAGCAGTACGCCGATTTCGAGGCGGAAGCCAAAACCATCCGTGAGCGCGCAGAGGCGTATCGCGCTGAACTGCAACAACTGGCGCAGGCTGATATTGATGTGTTCAATCAACTCTCGGCAGTCTACAAACTTCCGCGCACCACCGAAGCGGACGCAGCGAGCCGCCGGGCTGCGATCCAGAGGGTGATGCGCCAGGCGACCGAGATCCCGCTGCGTACCGCGCGCGCTGCATCTGCACTGCTGCCGCTGTGCGCTCCCCTTGCCCGCTACGGCAACCGCACGGCAGTGACGGATGTCGCTGCGGCTGCGCTCCTGATCCGTGCGGCAGTTCCGGCAGCATTGATCAATGTCGAAAGCAACCTGACGGTGATCGAAGACCAGATCTTTGCGCGAGAAGCGCGCGCTCAGGCGGAAGATCTGCTGATTGGCCTCGAAGAAGAGGTAGAGGGGGTGTTGACGCTGACGCGAACTCGTCTCAAAGGATAA
- a CDS encoding NAD(P)/FAD-dependent oxidoreductase, producing MHDLIIVGGGAAGLAAAAYALDKQLDVMVIYENLGGKINQKFTIHADTDFLVGHILVHLDTPETTPEEITRLGAETVEAFERQVTTQRGRALFDRVRQVSKEGDIFKIETERSGTLHAAAVIVASGAVPKQIEAPGREFINHGIGYTPVTFARALAGKTAVVIGCTQRALRGAAELARTVARLYLVAPAFPADDPIVAVLRKRPNVEILEGFTVKEVTGNSSVDTVVVEHEEKVRRLPVDAAFADVGLTPNSAMVKGLVETDADGFIIVDKRNATSLPGLFAAGDVTTVYGEHTLIAIGEGARAALAAHDYLLARG from the coding sequence ATGCACGACCTGATTATCGTCGGCGGTGGCGCCGCCGGCCTGGCGGCAGCGGCCTACGCCCTCGACAAACAACTCGATGTCATGGTCATCTACGAAAATTTGGGCGGAAAGATTAATCAGAAGTTCACCATCCACGCCGACACCGATTTTCTGGTGGGGCATATTCTCGTACACCTCGATACGCCCGAAACGACACCGGAAGAGATTACCCGTCTGGGTGCAGAAACGGTGGAGGCATTTGAGCGTCAGGTGACGACACAACGTGGACGCGCCCTGTTCGACCGCGTGCGTCAGGTCTCGAAGGAGGGCGATATCTTCAAGATCGAGACGGAGCGTTCTGGAACACTGCACGCAGCGGCAGTGATTGTCGCGTCTGGCGCCGTACCAAAGCAGATCGAAGCGCCGGGACGCGAATTCATCAACCACGGCATCGGTTATACGCCGGTAACGTTCGCCCGCGCACTCGCCGGGAAGACTGCGGTTGTCATCGGATGCACCCAGCGTGCGCTGCGCGGCGCTGCTGAGCTTGCCCGGACGGTCGCCCGACTGTACCTGGTGGCACCCGCATTTCCTGCCGACGACCCGATCGTTGCCGTTCTGCGGAAACGCCCGAATGTCGAGATTCTCGAAGGGTTTACGGTCAAGGAAGTGACCGGCAATTCGTCGGTTGATACGGTGGTGGTCGAGCACGAAGAAAAGGTGCGTCGGCTCCCGGTCGATGCCGCCTTCGCCGATGTCGGGTTGACGCCGAATTCGGCGATGGTCAAGGGACTGGTCGAAACCGATGCGGATGGGTTCATTATTGTGGACAAACGGAATGCCACATCGCTGCCTGGTTTGTTCGCCGCTGGTGATGTGACGACGGTGTACGGCGAACACACCCTGATAGCGATCGGTGAAGGGGCGCGCGCCGCGCTGGCAGCGCATGACTACCTTCTGGCGCGTGGATAG
- a CDS encoding ATP cone domain-containing protein, whose translation MTQSNTEFNGTRSNGSTDTLHPDVVVPTMIIKRDGRVVPFDVSRIENAMARCFASFGRIPDTPIPELAQRVVNIVAARLQGRPPTVEGVQDIVEMVLQAAGEFEAAKRYILYRAERARERERRPVPDHVRRAFDEARVYFPTALQQFQFFDKYSRFNYELGRRETWIETVDRAVDYLYELAGDRLPRETYERIRRNILEMRSMPSMRLLAMAGPAARRNAVAIYNCSYQPVESIDSFVEALIISMAGCGVGFSVESRYVENFPRIKRQTGKPPVTFVVEDSAEGWADALRYGLETWFEGGDVHFDLSHLRPAGAPLRTKGGRASGPEPFRAMLDFVRNRIFARQGSFLRPIDAHDIMCAVGNAAVSGGVRRTAMISLFDYDDDEMRLAKAGDFERENSQRWNANNSAVWPRGGLTQREFIRHFMEMIESQRGEPGIFNREAANLMKPARRKEADFGTNPCGEIVLRPWQFCNLSAAVARVDDTFETLRDKVEVATIIGTIQSLATHFPGLRPMWKQNCEEERLLGVDITGQMDSPVAQDAQVKRRLKEIAIEVNRQTALSLGINPSAAITCVKPSGNSSQLLDCSSGLHARWAPYYIRNVRVSAHSPLFKVLRDAGVPMDPENGQTREDATTWVIHFPVKSPDGAITRNQRSAIEQCEYWLQNKLYWTEHNPSCTVTYKPDEVIDLMKWVWDHRDMIGGLTFLPSFDAQYAQMPYVEITKEEYERLAAEFPEIDFSKIWRYEEEDLTTAAQELACMAGVCEVEVPPSA comes from the coding sequence ATGACGCAGTCGAACACAGAATTTAACGGAACACGCAGCAACGGATCGACCGACACTCTTCACCCGGATGTTGTCGTTCCGACGATGATCATCAAGCGGGATGGGCGTGTGGTTCCGTTTGACGTCTCGCGGATCGAGAATGCGATGGCGCGCTGCTTTGCCAGTTTTGGGCGCATACCCGACACGCCCATCCCCGAACTGGCGCAGCGGGTCGTCAATATCGTCGCCGCCAGGTTGCAGGGCCGGCCGCCGACCGTCGAGGGCGTGCAGGACATCGTCGAGATGGTGTTGCAGGCGGCGGGTGAGTTCGAGGCTGCCAAGCGCTATATTCTGTACCGCGCCGAGCGCGCCAGGGAGCGTGAGCGTCGTCCTGTTCCCGACCATGTGCGGCGTGCGTTCGATGAAGCGCGGGTGTATTTCCCGACTGCATTGCAGCAGTTTCAGTTTTTCGACAAGTACTCGCGCTTCAATTACGAGTTAGGGCGGCGCGAAACCTGGATCGAAACCGTTGATCGGGCGGTCGATTATCTCTACGAACTGGCAGGTGATCGTCTCCCGCGCGAAACATACGAACGCATCCGGCGCAACATTCTCGAAATGCGCTCGATGCCGTCGATGCGCCTGCTGGCGATGGCCGGTCCTGCCGCTCGTCGCAATGCGGTGGCGATCTACAACTGTAGTTATCAACCTGTCGAGAGCATCGATTCGTTCGTCGAGGCGTTGATCATTTCGATGGCAGGATGTGGTGTTGGCTTTTCGGTCGAGAGCCGGTACGTCGAGAACTTCCCGCGTATCAAACGTCAGACAGGGAAGCCGCCGGTCACCTTTGTCGTCGAAGATTCGGCGGAAGGATGGGCCGATGCGCTGCGCTACGGGCTGGAGACCTGGTTTGAGGGCGGCGATGTGCATTTCGACCTGTCGCACCTGCGACCGGCAGGGGCGCCATTGCGCACCAAAGGCGGGCGTGCTTCCGGTCCCGAACCGTTCCGCGCCATGCTCGATTTCGTGCGCAACCGCATTTTTGCCCGGCAGGGGAGTTTCCTGCGTCCGATCGACGCCCACGACATCATGTGCGCGGTCGGCAATGCGGCAGTGAGCGGCGGCGTGCGGCGTACAGCGATGATCTCCCTTTTCGACTACGATGACGATGAGATGCGCCTGGCGAAGGCAGGTGATTTCGAGCGCGAGAACAGCCAGCGCTGGAATGCCAATAACTCGGCGGTCTGGCCCCGCGGCGGGTTGACACAGCGCGAGTTCATTCGCCATTTTATGGAAATGATCGAGTCGCAGCGCGGCGAACCAGGTATTTTCAACCGTGAGGCCGCCAACCTGATGAAACCGGCGCGACGCAAGGAGGCAGATTTCGGAACCAACCCCTGCGGTGAAATTGTGTTGCGCCCGTGGCAGTTCTGCAACCTGAGCGCTGCCGTCGCCCGCGTTGATGACACCTTCGAGACGCTCCGCGACAAAGTCGAGGTGGCAACGATCATCGGCACGATCCAGTCGCTGGCGACCCACTTCCCCGGCTTGCGCCCGATGTGGAAGCAGAATTGCGAGGAGGAGCGTCTGCTCGGCGTCGATATTACGGGGCAGATGGATAGTCCTGTCGCACAGGATGCGCAGGTCAAGCGGCGCCTGAAGGAGATTGCCATCGAGGTCAACCGGCAGACTGCGCTCAGCCTGGGCATTAACCCGTCAGCGGCGATCACATGCGTGAAACCGAGCGGCAACTCATCGCAACTGCTCGACTGCTCTTCCGGTCTGCATGCCCGCTGGGCGCCGTACTACATCCGCAATGTGCGCGTCTCGGCGCACTCGCCGCTGTTCAAGGTGTTGCGCGACGCTGGCGTGCCGATGGACCCGGAGAACGGTCAGACGCGCGAAGATGCCACGACCTGGGTCATCCACTTCCCGGTCAAATCACCGGATGGCGCAATTACGCGCAACCAGCGTTCAGCCATCGAGCAGTGCGAATACTGGTTGCAGAATAAACTGTACTGGACCGAGCATAATCCGTCGTGCACCGTCACCTACAAGCCAGACGAGGTGATCGATCTGATGAAGTGGGTATGGGATCACCGCGATATGATCGGCGGGCTGACCTTCCTGCCATCGTTCGATGCACAGTATGCGCAAATGCCTTACGTTGAGATCACGAAGGAAGAGTACGAGCGGCTGGCGGCGGAGTTCCCGGAGATCGATTTCAGCAAGATCTGGCGCTATGAGGAAGAAGACCTGACGACCGCCGCGCAGGAACTGGCGTGCATGGCTGGCGTGTGCGAGGTTGAGGTTCCGCCTTCGGCGTAA